Below is a genomic region from Drosophila kikkawai strain 14028-0561.14 chromosome X, DkikHiC1v2, whole genome shotgun sequence.
ATCTGTAGGCCCAGGAACACCTGATACACGATCCGGTGGCTGTAGGCGCTGGGCAGGACCAGCAGGGCCAGCACCTCGGTGAGTATGCTGTACAGGCCGACCGTCAGATTCAAGCCAACAAAGTAGTTTTCATACCtgcaatataataaataaataataaatatcaaaaacccCCCTTTATTTACAGAGAACATGTTTAAACTTGCCTGTAGACATCAATGGCGACCAGGGATAGCAGGTAAAGCCCCTTGGAGCCCACCTCCAGAAAATCGGCCTCCTTAAAGTCCAACATCGCCCCATGCAGGTAGAACGTGATGATGAAGATGGAATAGAACTGGAACTTCTCCGTCTGATGCGAGCGATAGAAAATGACGTTCTCCGAGGAGTAGAAGAGCGAGTAGCGTCCTTGGTTCTTCATCAGCTGCGGCAGGAGGATGAACTCGTTGTAGAAGTGCAGAAACAGGCAGCTGGCTCCATAGAAGGCGATGTTCCAGATGACACGGGCAAACTGCTTTCGCTTAAAGTACTTCATATTCGATGACTTGAGGAAGAACTGCAACAGGAAAAGGCAGGCCAGTGGCCTTGAGTCGCTATCGATAATGTTTTATGGTCATTCCGTCTGTCCATCGGTCAGACAGTCGAAGCTTTATGCTGGCGCTATCGCTAGCGCTTGTTGTCGCTGTTGCCAGGAGCGGAGTGTGCCCcccgaaaatgcaacgacgaGAGGTGCAAACTTTGGCGCATGTGCTACTCCCACAAGAGAGATGAGCATCCGCATCTAGTTGGACATTTGTACCTGAATTACTTGTTTATATAACTTGTgtacttatttaattaattaaataaacaatcaaTTCTAGTTTAACAATGTTGtagttttcaaaattattcactttcaattagttttaaatagatttttggttttaatttaaatatatctcAATAAATAGTAACGTTTACTATGACTACCAGAACCTATTATTGTAGTTCCATAGTATTTTGTATTGAGGAAAGGAATTAATTGagctaaaaaattaaacactaCCCCCAAATTTGGCAAAGGCATCCAAAATGTACCCATTTAGTTAGTGTACCTCTTCTAAGCGTTGAGTACATTCTATGTATTGGTACCTAACATATTGCTTTTGCCgtgttttgttttcaataGCATTCTCCGTACAAACGCTTTTCTTGTGCCCGATTCGTGAGGGGAGAGCACATACACCTCCCGGGACCGGCCCCGTGGCCGctctgtttatttataaacgcCAAATCGGCCGAGCGACCCCTCAAAGCAAAAGCACTAGCCACACGGCCAAGCCACAGCCGGAGGATTCACTCAAATAGCACTCACCTGGAAGAGCCGCTGAAAGGCACAGAAGCCGCAGGACATCGCAACGAAGATCCAGAAGACACCGTTGATCAGGTAATACAGGTCTATGTCCCGGACGAGGGCGTCGAATCGCTCGTTGGTGATCAGGTATTTCAGCGGCAGGAAAAAGTTGCTTATCTCCGCCCAGTAGTCGGGCGGGCCGGCCTTCATGTCCAGTATGGAGGTCATGGTGCTCCTGCTCCGCGAGGTTTTCCTTTCGGCCGGCCAAGGCTCGCGTTTTTCCCCGTTCTCGCGTTctgttgtgtgtttttttctcCTCGTCGCGTCTTAGCCCAGATTTCGCATGGTGTTGGAAAACTTGTCGGCGAGGCGACCAGCTGATAGTGTTGACTAACGCTTTTGCTGGCTTTACAGTTACTGTTAATCTTAACAGTAGACATTGGCGCCAGTTTTTAAACGGAAAATGGCTTTTCGattcttaattaataaaaattttaaataggacgtaaatttattgaaacatactattatttttatagccaaaaaTATTACAGCAAAAATGTCGTCGGAATTGGCAAAAATCATGAACTTTCCCTCCCACCCTGTGGAGTTCTTCAAGCAGATCCTGCAGGCAGCCAACAAGGGGAAACCGGCTGGATCCATCCAGGAAATGAATCTGGCAACTGTGGACGAGGAGTTTGGTGTCCTCAACCGCACTGTGCTCTATCGCGGACTCACCAGGGATAACTTTGTGTTCTATATCACTCATCGTTATACCCGAAATTTTAAGAACCTTCAGGCCAATCCCAACAAGGCCGGGATTACCTTCTACTGGACAAATGTCAGGGATTCTGACGGCAAGGAGAGTACCTGGCAGGTGCGACTTATCGGGGCCACCGCCGTGCAGCTTCCAGAAAGCGAGCTGGATGCCCTGTGGGCCAAAGAGGACTTGGCGGCCAAAATAAGGGGGCACATATGCCCCTGTGGCCAGCCAATTGACCACGACGAGCTCAAGACGAAGCACGATCAATTCCTgcaggagcacctggccagtGGCAAGCCCATCCCGCGGCCAGACAGCTAGTGAGTACCTCCCTTTATTAAGGTAATTATCTCTAGATAATACCTAAAATATTCTTCCCCCGCAGCACCGCTTTCAAATTTGAGCCCCAGCGATGGGATTTCCTAAACGTGGCCATCAACCAGATCGCCGACAGGGTGCAGTATCGGCTCCAGGCCAACGGGCAGTGGGAGTCCATGCATGTGTCCACCTAAACCCCAGCTGAAACTCAGCTCCTTTTTAGGCGATTTCATTTTATTCAACAATATCTTACTACAAAACAGCTAAACGTAAATACTAGCAACTAAATTGGCTTCCTTTTCGACATGCTTAACACACACAACTACAAcatagttaataaatattacacaaaacagcaaaaaaaaaaagcttgcTTAACGATTAAGTAGGGGGTTAGGTTGGGGTTCGGTTAACATTAGATCGGGAAATAGTAACGCTAATGTGATCTATCCATTCTACACACATAATACCGTAACGAGAGTTCGGTTCGATTCCGTTTTCTGTACAAATGCAAGTTGTTGTGGATTACACCGCGTTGATGGTCTCGCGAATCCAGGCGGCGTTCGAGGCGATCTTGTCGTACATTCTGGGCCGCTCCACTCCACTCGGTCCGCAGGCGATCCGCCACGACGAGACCCCGATTAAAGCCCACTGGTTGGTCCCGGGGATAAGGCATTGCACTGGAGCTCCAGAGTACTCCTCCTGCTGCGATGtagaaaaaaaacataagatatagaaaaattgtattaacacaaaaaaatatatcttgtAAATAAAGGTTGATTCGAAAACAGTTTTTTTCATCCATTTTTATACCTTGTagggtattattattttatttagtttgcaTCGTAGTGagctaaataaattaaaaaccattaaattttttgtttaattttgttatgaaaatatttagagaTATATGTAGAAGTAATAGGgaatcttaaaatataatatttccaagaTATTGGGCACttctaatataaaaaaaataaataaataatgtatatatcttaaattaataataaataaaaaaccaaacaaaactgttttctaaatttttcaacatatttttttaattttattgtcaCTATTAAAActgttgaaataaaattaatattgatataaaatttaatttagtagTAACTTTTATTTCACCACAAATGGGAGGCCCACTCTAATTTCaccattaaatttaaactagtGGCTGTGTCACCCCAATTGGCGATCGTGACGTCACACGCACGCGACATGCAGAAACGCGTTTGgccagccaacaacaaaaacaaagtcaGACAAAAGGCGATATGGAATGGATAAGGGGAGAGAGCTCTCTCTCACTTGCTCTCCGTCCCCATTATCATTGAAGCGAGCACGAgctaaacacacacagacacacacacacacatgcaaacagcaacaacccCCGTTCCGTCCGACCGACGTTTTTACCTAGGCTAGTTTAGAAGCAACAATAGCCACTGCAGCTGCAGGCAGACACCAAAGGTAAAGGGCAAAAAGGAAGAaataacagcaacaaaaaaaagggacaCCGCACAAAATAGatgtaaatgtataaaacGGAGCGCCGGCTGTTGCAGTGCCGTCATTCCATCCGCAATACTCCAAGTGATCGCATCGCAGAGAGGTGCCAAGTAAAAGTGAATCACTATCCAGGATTGTCGGTACCGCGATCAAGACTACACTTAagaaaaataacttaaaaacgAAGACACAAATCATGGCTGCAAGGAGCTGTCTTAAGGTCCTCTTCCAGGGAGAAACGAGCTTCATCATTTGCGAATCTTTTCACACCTACGAAGAGGTCATCTCTCAAGGTAAGCCATACAAAAGTTAAAGAAATATCAAATATCAAGTGATTAAtacacattaaaaaaaatatatgtatgtatgaatacAATATAATTTCACAATGTTTCGTAAAAAAAAGTTCGGCTCCCAAATATCTTAATTGTTTTCAAGAAATTTCAGTAATCAGATTCTCAGTCTaatctttttttctctctgtatgGCTAATGGGtgatgaaataaaattaaatataaattgttttcaatgttttctaAGTGGATAAAAATTGGGCTAGCTAACGGATGCTGCTTATTCATTTGGGGCTGTGACACTGTATAGAAAAACATCAATGAGTTTCAAGATTTGCCTGTGTTTATGGTcgagttttaatttaattataaaatatatgtaaattgaaatataCACGCAGAAAAACAATCATTTtactttgtttatattttcatttttagccATGTCGCATTTTGGGATTCCGAAGAACCACAGAGACGCCCTGACCCTCAGCAACGGCCAGGGTTATGTGTTTGAGGCCCAGCTCCTGGAATATTTCCTCCTCCTGTTCCCCTCCCCAGAGATCACCTTCCATCTGAGACTTGACTGGCAGCAGCTGCGTAGAGGTCTCACCCAGACACGGCCGCAGAAGCGCAAGCGTCCAGTGGAGCGTGTAGATGTGTCATCAACAGGTAGCCAAAAGGTGACCATCGAGGAGGAGAAACCAAATGAGGAGCAAGCACCGGTGCAGGACTACAAGCCGGTGGCAGTGTATCGTCAGAACTGTTTCCTAGGAGCGTTGCCCAGCAACGGGGCAGCTGCCGTGCGTCGCCAGAACTGCTTCCTAAGAGAGCAGAAGCAACAGCGCCGGGAGGAGCCCAGACCCAGGTCGCAGCCAGaagtggaggaggagctgaCCCAAACGCAGGGACCACAGGTGAAGCGCCTTCGCCTGGATCTCTGTCCCAAATCCAGGCGGCCTGCGACCACATCAGGGGCTCCCCATTCTCTACCCGTAATGCGTCCCATTCGCATTTAAGGTGCCGCAAGAAGCTTGTACATATAATATAGCTATAATCCGTATACGATGTATAAACCGTATCGCAAAGGTTGAACCGCTGTTCCTTAGATTTAATACTAGATTATGTAACCAAATCCACGTccaaataattgaaattaatttcttttaatgttttaagAAGTGATAGCATTTACTATTCATTTAGGAATCAGTCCTAATTTACCTGGAGATTACTCATTCAGTTCCTATCTTATCTGCTAtataaagtattattttatatgctCTTTTTAAATGTGCTACCTTTTCATCTTAAGAATTGGtatactttttcttttctaaatTAATATGCTTTCTAATTTACTTTATCTTCAATAttctgtttttctttaaaaatatataaaattatctcttttacatatttcaaaaaaatagttatCTTCAACATATCAACTCCAAATGATTTTACTAATTTCTTTTTCATAATAtcttttggaaatatttagttttataaatatttaattttataaatataacaaaatacaaTCTAACTTTAtccattgttttttttttttaatatttcttaagcTTTTAGTTTCATAAAAAGTTTGTAATACTGAATAAACAGTTGAGTTTAATAAAATCTCTTTTctaatattattgtttttgtgaAGATGTTATATACTTTTAAATCAAGTTGGTAAATATgggcaaattattttatatttttattatattttaagaaaattaattaaacctaAAAGTGATCTACCATCTCGATTAGGTTTcggattttcaaaatattacattttcttttcttcgaaattctaatatatttggaaaacttgtattttttaagggAAGCAGAGCAATAATTTTGAAGATAAACCTCCAATAAGCTCATAAGCtcttaatgtttttattagtCTTATTTCAAAGAATATATAAGAGAATCTTTGGAATCGGACCACAATATCCTAAGCTTGCTTTAGGAACCAACCATCTCAGGTTGAATTCTAAATTTGCATTCAAATTTCTATAAATCCATTATGATTTctaatatatacctatataacATTTGAACTCACCGTGCAATCGTACTTCTGATAGGTGGCCTCCATGCACATGGAGTTGACGGTGGCGATGGACACGTTCTCGCAGGGCGCCATATCGCCAATCTTGAGCTGGACGCGCTGCAAATGATCTCGCTGCCGGGACCAGCCCAGGGTATTGCAGTTTGTCCATATTTGCTCGGAAGCAACTGGAATTGCGGACGACACCGAAGCTGGAGCCTTTGTTGCCGTGCGGGCAGAGGCAGACGACGACGTAGATCCCGCTGAGGAGCTGCCGCCATAGTAGTTCACCTGAGGTGCATGATCCGGCAGGGGATAGGCCTCCAGTTCCCGGTGCAGGGCCTCGGCCTTGGGCATATATGAGGCAGCTGCCTCAGCGCCAAAGTGATCCCCCTGCTGATCGTCCTCTGCAAGGCTGCCGTCCGTGGAGCTCTCAAGCTGTTCCTTGGATGGTATCAAGAAGAATTGCTGATTTTCCTGCGCCAGAGGACTTCGGGGAACCAGTTGACCCTCCAATCTTTCAGCCACCGGGGCGTGCGATCTCCTCTGGGCCGGCGGCTGTTGGAGCAGGCGGCGCTGCAGAGAGTCCGGCAGGCAAATGGGGCGTACATGGTCCGAATAGCTGACCGCCGTTTCCAACCGCACCAATGCCGCCGTACTGCCCTCCACCGGGCTCTTGATCATGCCAATGATCCGGCGCCGTTGCGTCCACGGAGCTTTTGCGGATAGCCGTACGGCGCCCACAATGGCCATCCAGGTGGCCCGCGGCTGTCCCTGGAAACAGCCCTCGGTAGTGAGTACCCAGTCCTGAGAGATTAGTGTGCCATCGCACACGTGTATATCCTCGCGGAACAGGGCCACCAGCCAGGGCCAGTCTCCGGGAGCGGACATCTTCGGCAGGGATAAGTGCTGCTTGGCATTGAAGAGCGCCGACTGGACACCACATCTTAGCTCGCCACAGCCCACGTAGAGCACCTGGCGCCGCGGACAGTGCGTCCTTATGAAGCTGATCTCCGGTGCGTGGGGATCCAGGACGCGGACGTAGTCTGACAACTGCTCCGTGTCGTTCAGCACGTCGAATATTTCCACGGATCTGTTGGAGAATTTAGAGTGGAATTTAGCGTGTGACCTGGATGGGATTAGGTTGAGTGTTTTCCTTACTCATATCCCAGGGACTTGCACAGAGATTCGGACACTGTTTGGCGGACCACTATCTTGGCATCGCCCTCAAGTCCTTCGGCACACAGCTTGCCCACCACTCCCTTCTCGGAGAAGACAGCATAGCCGGCGGAGTGGAACTTGGACAAGTAGGGTACGAGGGGTTCCGGCTGTAACAGATCAGAGGCCAGGGGAGCAATGGAAACTAAACGAAATTGGGTTGAGATTATAGTCTTTCATTATAGTAGGTAGTATAGTGGCACTTACGGCAATCCTTCTCATCGGCTCCATCCGGACAATCTGCCTTGCCGTCGCATCTCGCCTTCCGCGGCACACAGGCCCTTCCCCGGCCACAATAGAGGGCATTGGGGGAGCAGAAGGCGCAGCTCCGCTCATCGGACAGGTCTGGACAGTCGGCATAGCCATCGCAGAGCCGCGGACTCTGGACATTTGTCTGCATGTCGCTGACGCAGTGCGGCTTCTGGTGGCATGACTGGGTGCCCGTGGATTCC
It encodes:
- the LOC108078993 gene encoding uncharacterized protein, with the protein product MTSILDMKAGPPDYWAEISNFFLPLKYLITNERFDALVRDIDLYYLINGVFWIFVAMSCGFCAFQRLFQFFLKSSNMKYFKRKQFARVIWNIAFYGASCLFLHFYNEFILLPQLMKNQGRYSLFYSSENVIFYRSHQTEKFQFYSIFIITFYLHGAMLDFKEADFLEVGSKGLYLLSLVAIDVYRYENYFVGLNLTVGLYSILTEVLALLVLPSAYSHRIVYQVFLGLQIAAWAHVFVNLVPFKYLIPTLFAKNFKLPLNVAIWFWYGISIWNSPVLQCFYHQIYHTAPSDCSGDGSAAKCIMVKDSSEFRHYKTLKKAYLEVKLAHEKINAQSLSTHETSSASAKTFQAIKCVMMLKRKLKRIREGRGHEPEDDNEDMTTTDA
- the LOC108078992 gene encoding uncharacterized protein isoform X3, encoding MSDIYYCSNSQMKKTRDTDKLSAPLAVTNINGNSNSNPHSNLNSSSNSNGIAANMAAADKKNNNSNCSNRNKDKSMQTNGGKNWKGIVQTNPSGGGGGGAVGVGTTSQPPKVFHNTRCTRHHKPHHNHGNGTPLSSVSNGGAAEALDTAQLRDRDRERERDRERERDRERERERERDREREREHHLHIHSHNHGLRRKSESVLSTDSDIRFTRRKLGDGQKCGCAVIAGFLIALLVAGAFVYVGYTYFRPEPLPDRVFRGRFMVLNDKWSMELANQNSLRFQQKSRDYRERINLTLRRSDLREAYEGSEILALDGSEDNNNVIVHFNMIFDPYAGLVSSGDLLALFHEEMSQPPQQRRHFANMTVDVASLTIKETTGLIEEPVMSSSPLGGHDEATEPVVTTTPAPPRRCSELELSYCHQVGYNITTYPNLLGHASYEQLAEDVIVFRELVDGECHREAYDFVCRLLQPPCDSHGSNLQPTPGLICREYCESFMAGCGSRLPQRFRHYFDCERFPESTGTQSCHQKPHCVSDMQTNVQSPRLCDGYADCPDLSDERSCAFCSPNALYCGRGRACVPRKARCDGKADCPDGADEKDCLSIAPLASDLLQPEPLVPYLSKFHSAGYAVFSEKGVVGKLCAEGLEGDAKIVVRQTVSESLCKSLGYESVEIFDVLNDTEQLSDYVRVLDPHAPEISFIRTHCPRRQVLYVGCGELRCGVQSALFNAKQHLSLPKMSAPGDWPWLVALFREDIHVCDGTLISQDWVLTTEGCFQGQPRATWMAIVGAVRLSAKAPWTQRRRIIGMIKSPVEGSTAALVRLETAVSYSDHVRPICLPDSLQRRLLQQPPAQRRSHAPVAERLEGQLVPRSPLAQENQQFFLIPSKEQLESSTDGSLAEDDQQGDHFGAEAAASYMPKAEALHRELEAYPLPDHAPQVNYYGGSSSAGSTSSSASARTATKAPASVSSAIPVASEQIWTNCNTLGWSRQRDHLQRVQLKIGDMAPCENVSIATVNSMCMEATYQKYDCTEEYSGAPVQCLIPGTNQWALIGVSSWRIACGPSGVERPRMYDKIASNAAWIRETINAV
- the LOC108078995 gene encoding pyridoxine/pyridoxamine 5'-phosphate oxidase; the encoded protein is MSSELAKIMNFPSHPVEFFKQILQAANKGKPAGSIQEMNLATVDEEFGVLNRTVLYRGLTRDNFVFYITHRYTRNFKNLQANPNKAGITFYWTNVRDSDGKESTWQVRLIGATAVQLPESELDALWAKEDLAAKIRGHICPCGQPIDHDELKTKHDQFLQEHLASGKPIPRPDSYTAFKFEPQRWDFLNVAINQIADRVQYRLQANGQWESMHVST
- the LOC108078992 gene encoding uncharacterized protein isoform X2, with the translated sequence MSDIYYCSNSQMKKTRDTDKLSAPLAVTNINGNSNSNPHSNLNSSSNSNGIAANMAAADKKNNNSNCSNRNKDKSMQTNGGKNWKGIVQTNPSGGGGGGAVGVGTTSQPPKVFHNTRCTRHHKPHHNHGNGTPLSSVSNGGAAEALDTAQLRDRDRERERDRERERDRERERERERDREREREHHLHIHSHNHGLRRKSESVLSTDSDIRFTRRKLGDGQKCGCAVIAGFLIALLVAGAFVYVGYTYFRPEPLPDRVFRGRFMVLNDKWSMELANQNSLRFQQKSRDYRERINLTLRRSDLREAYEGSEILALDGEDNNNVIVHFNMIFDPYAGLVSSGDLLALFHEEMSQPPQQRRHFANMTVDVASLTIKETTGLIEEPVMSSSPLGGHDEATEPVVTTTPAPPRRCSELELSYCHQVGYNITTYPNLLGHASYEQLAEDVIVFRELVDGECHREAYDFVCRLLQPPCDSHGSNLQPTPGLICREYCESFMAGCGSRLPQRFRHYFDCERFPESTGTQSCHQKPHCVSDMQTNVQSPRLCDGYADCPDLSDERSCAFCSPNALYCGRGRACVPRKARCDGKADCPDGADEKDCLSIAPLASDLLQPEPLVPYLSKFHSAGYAVFSEKGVVGKLCAEGLEGDAKIVVRQTVSESLCKSLGYESVEIFDVLNDTEQLSDYVRVLDPHAPEISFIRTHCPRRQVLYVGCGELRCGVQSALFNAKQHLSLPKMSAPGDWPWLVALFREDIHVCDGTLISQDWVLTTEGCFQGQPRATWMAIVGAVRLSAKAPWTQRRRIIGMIKSPVEGSTAALVRLETAVSYSDHVRPICLPDSLQRRLLQQPPAQRRSHAPVAERLEGQLVPRSPLAQENQQFFLIPSKEQLESSTDGSLAEDDQQGDHFGAEAAASYMPKAEALHRELEAYPLPDHAPQVNYYGGSSSAGSTSSSASARTATKAPASVSSAIPVASEQIWTNCNTLGWSRQRDHLQRVQLKIGDMAPCENVSIATVNSMCMEATYQKYDCTQEEYSGAPVQCLIPGTNQWALIGVSSWRIACGPSGVERPRMYDKIASNAAWIRETINAV
- the LOC108078992 gene encoding uncharacterized protein isoform X1: MSDIYYCSNSQMKKTRDTDKLSAPLAVTNINGNSNSNPHSNLNSSSNSNGIAANMAAADKKNNNSNCSNRNKDKSMQTNGGKNWKGIVQTNPSGGGGGGAVGVGTTSQPPKVFHNTRCTRHHKPHHNHGNGTPLSSVSNGGAAEALDTAQLRDRDRERERDRERERDRERERERERDREREREHHLHIHSHNHGLRRKSESVLSTDSDIRFTRRKLGDGQKCGCAVIAGFLIALLVAGAFVYVGYTYFRPEPLPDRVFRGRFMVLNDKWSMELANQNSLRFQQKSRDYRERINLTLRRSDLREAYEGSEILALDGSEDNNNVIVHFNMIFDPYAGLVSSGDLLALFHEEMSQPPQQRRHFANMTVDVASLTIKETTGLIEEPVMSSSPLGGHDEATEPVVTTTPAPPRRCSELELSYCHQVGYNITTYPNLLGHASYEQLAEDVIVFRELVDGECHREAYDFVCRLLQPPCDSHGSNLQPTPGLICREYCESFMAGCGSRLPQRFRHYFDCERFPESTGTQSCHQKPHCVSDMQTNVQSPRLCDGYADCPDLSDERSCAFCSPNALYCGRGRACVPRKARCDGKADCPDGADEKDCLSIAPLASDLLQPEPLVPYLSKFHSAGYAVFSEKGVVGKLCAEGLEGDAKIVVRQTVSESLCKSLGYESVEIFDVLNDTEQLSDYVRVLDPHAPEISFIRTHCPRRQVLYVGCGELRCGVQSALFNAKQHLSLPKMSAPGDWPWLVALFREDIHVCDGTLISQDWVLTTEGCFQGQPRATWMAIVGAVRLSAKAPWTQRRRIIGMIKSPVEGSTAALVRLETAVSYSDHVRPICLPDSLQRRLLQQPPAQRRSHAPVAERLEGQLVPRSPLAQENQQFFLIPSKEQLESSTDGSLAEDDQQGDHFGAEAAASYMPKAEALHRELEAYPLPDHAPQVNYYGGSSSAGSTSSSASARTATKAPASVSSAIPVASEQIWTNCNTLGWSRQRDHLQRVQLKIGDMAPCENVSIATVNSMCMEATYQKYDCTQEEYSGAPVQCLIPGTNQWALIGVSSWRIACGPSGVERPRMYDKIASNAAWIRETINAV
- the Corp gene encoding uncharacterized protein Corp, whose protein sequence is MAARSCLKVLFQGETSFIICESFHTYEEVISQAMSHFGIPKNHRDALTLSNGQGYVFEAQLLEYFLLLFPSPEITFHLRLDWQQLRRGLTQTRPQKRKRPVERVDVSSTGSQKVTIEEEKPNEEQAPVQDYKPVAVYRQNCFLGALPSNGAAAVRRQNCFLREQKQQRREEPRPRSQPEVEEELTQTQGPQVKRLRLDLCPKSRRPATTSGAPHSLPVMRPIRI